GACCGCCGGCGTGCTCAACGCCGTGGCCGAGGTGCAGGAGCTGGCCGGACGGCGCATCCTCGATGGCCGCCGCATCATCAAGCCGAAGACCGGAGACGAGGGGGTCGACGTCTACCTGTCGACCTCGTCAGCGGGCGGCGGCCTGCAGATGATGGTGGGGGGCGCCATCAAGCAGATGACCGCCGAGAGCGCGCAGCGTGCGGCCCTCGGCGCGGGCGCCATCGTCATGGACATCCTCGCGGTGAACGACGGGCGGCAGAACCACCAGCGCATCGAGCGCATCCGCAAGCTGCGCCCGGACATGCTGCTGCTCAGCGGCGGCACCGATGGCGGCTCGATGCGCCATCCGGTGCAGATGGCTGAAGTGGTTGCCGCGGCCGACCCGAAGCCGCGCCTGGGGCTGTCGTACAAGCTGCCCGTCATCTATGCTGGCAACAAGGAGGCCCGTCCTGAGGTCGAGCACCTGCTGGGTGAGAAGACCGAGCTCCTCGTGTGCGACAACCTGCGGCCCACCCTCGACGTCGAGAACCTGCAGCCCTCGCGCCACGAGATCCAGAAGCTCTTCCTCGAACACGTGATGGCCCAGGCGCCAGGCTACCGAACCTTGATGACCTGGACCGACGTCGACATCATGCCCACGCCGGCCGCGGTGGGCAACATCATGCAGCGCATCGCCGAGCGCGACCGCATCACCATTCTGGGGGTCGACATCGGGGGGGCCACCACCGACGTGTTCTCGGTGTTCAACGACCCCAGCGGCGAAGGCACGGTGTTCAACCGAACGGTGAGCGCCAACTACGGCATGTCATACTCCATCTCGAATGTGTTCGCAGACGCGGGCCTGCACAACATCATGCGATGGGTTCCCTTCGACCTCGAAGAGCGCGACCTGCGCAACCGCATCAAGAACAAGATGATCCGCCCCACCTCCATCCCCTCGCTCCTCGAAGAGCTCATGATCGAACAGGCCATCTGCCGCGAGGCGCTCCGGCTGTCGGTCGATCAGCATCGGGCGCTGGCGACCACGCTGAAAGGCGTGCAGAAGGAGCGTACCATCGCCGACGCCTTCGACCAGGACGGGGACGGAGACAGCCTGGTGGACATGATGGCCCTCGACATGGCCATCGGCAGCGGTGGCGTTCTCTCGCACGCGCCGCGCCGCCAGCAATCAGCCATGATGATGCTCGACGCCTTCCTCCCCGAAGGCGTGACCCGCCTCACCGTCGACTCCATCTTCATGATGCCCCAGCTCGGCGTGCTGGCCGAGGTGCACCCGGAGGCGGCAACCCAGGTGTTCGAGATCGACTGCCTCGTCTATCTGGGCACCGCGGTGGCGCCGGTGGGTCCGAACAAGCCTGGCCGAAAGGTGCTCGACGCGCGGCTCACCATGCCGGATCAATCGGTGATCGACGTGCCCCTCGCCTACGGCGAGCTGAAGGTGGTTCCCCTGCCCGCGGGCCAGACAGCGAAGGCGGTGCTCACCCCCGTCCGCGGCATGGACGTGGGCGCCGGACGCTCGCAGGCGCGCGAGGTCGTCCTGCATGGCGGGGTGTGCGGCATCATCTTCGACGGGCGCGGACGTCGGCCGTTCGAGATGCCCACCGACAAGGCGAAGCGCATCGAGAAGCTGGCCGAGTGGAACAAGGCGATGTCGCTCTACCCCGAGCCCCCTCGCCCCCCGCTCGAGACCGCGCGCGCCCACGCGGGAGGGAACCCCTGATGGCCACTGCATACACCCCCGGCTTGAAGGTCTCTCGGGCCACGCGCGTCCTCGAGGAACGACGCCTGCCCCTGCGCGGCGAGGTGCTGGTCGAAGTGGGCCAGCCGGTGACCGCCGACACCGTGGTGGCGCGCACCTACCTGCCGGGACGGGTCGAGCCGGTGAACGTGGCCAACAAGCTCGGCGTCGAAGCCCGCGAGGTGCCCGCCACGATGCTCAAGCAGCAAGGCGAGGCGGTGACGAAGGACGAGCCCATCGCGCGCAGCAAGGGACTCTTCGGCCTGTTCAAGAGCGAGGTGCTCTCTCCGCGCACCGGCAAGATCGACCTCATCTCGGAGACCACCGGACAGGTGATGGTGCGCGAGCCGGACGTGCCTGTTCAGGTCGAGGCCTGGGTCGATGGCGTGGTGGTCGAGGTGATTGCGGGCGAGGGTGTGGTGGTGGAGACCTACGGCACCTACATCCAGGGCATCTTCGGCATCGGAGGTGAGGTGACGGGCGAGCTCGTGGTGGTGGCCAGCGGTCCAGACAGGCCGCTCGAGGCGACCCAGATCACAGACGGTCACGCCGGCAAGATCGTCATCGGGGGCTCATACGTCACCCATTCGGTCATCACCGAAGCGATGAAGAAGAAGGTTGCGGGAATCATCGTGGGGGGCATTGACGATGCCGACCTGCGGGCCTGGCTGGGGTACGATCTCGGCGTGGCCATCACGGGATCAGAGGAGCTTGGACTCACCCTGGTGGTGACCGAGGGCTTCGGGCAGATCACCATGGCGGCCAAGACCTACGAGCTGCTCACCGCGGCGGCCGGACGCAAGGCCTCCATGTCCGGCGCCACCCAGATCCGCGCGGGCGTGATCCGCCCCCAGATCATCGTGCCCCAACCCATGGCGTCGTGGCCCTCGCAGCGGGCCGAGAGCGAGGCCGAGAAAGGGCTCGTGATGCACGTGAACAGTCCGGTGCGCGTCATCCGCCAGCCCCACTTCGGAGCGCTGGCCAAAGTGGTCAGCCTGCCCGTTGACC
This sequence is a window from Pseudomonadota bacterium. Protein-coding genes within it:
- a CDS encoding methylaspartate mutase gives rise to the protein MSIDKDKITSILATDCGSTTTKAILIEKQGDTFRLVTRGEAPTTVEAPVEDVTAGVLNAVAEVQELAGRRILDGRRIIKPKTGDEGVDVYLSTSSAGGGLQMMVGGAIKQMTAESAQRAALGAGAIVMDILAVNDGRQNHQRIERIRKLRPDMLLLSGGTDGGSMRHPVQMAEVVAAADPKPRLGLSYKLPVIYAGNKEARPEVEHLLGEKTELLVCDNLRPTLDVENLQPSRHEIQKLFLEHVMAQAPGYRTLMTWTDVDIMPTPAAVGNIMQRIAERDRITILGVDIGGATTDVFSVFNDPSGEGTVFNRTVSANYGMSYSISNVFADAGLHNIMRWVPFDLEERDLRNRIKNKMIRPTSIPSLLEELMIEQAICREALRLSVDQHRALATTLKGVQKERTIADAFDQDGDGDSLVDMMALDMAIGSGGVLSHAPRRQQSAMMMLDAFLPEGVTRLTVDSIFMMPQLGVLAEVHPEAATQVFEIDCLVYLGTAVAPVGPNKPGRKVLDARLTMPDQSVIDVPLAYGELKVVPLPAGQTAKAVLTPVRGMDVGAGRSQAREVVLHGGVCGIIFDGRGRRPFEMPTDKAKRIEKLAEWNKAMSLYPEPPRPPLETARAHAGGNP